A stretch of Lysinibacillus agricola DNA encodes these proteins:
- a CDS encoding aldo/keto reductase, with amino-acid sequence MKYRSIGDLSVSSLGLGCMGMSEYYGTQNDEESIATLHYALELGVNFFDTADQYGVGKNEELVGQALKNVRQQINIATKFAFVRDESGKVMQINGSPEYVKKACEASLRRLNTDYIDLYYLHRVDPSVPIEETVGAMKELVEEGKVRHIGLSEVSSQTIKRAQKVHPIAALQTEYSIWTRDIEEEILPLCRKLNIAVVPYSPLGRGFLSGKIKSVDKFVENDFRRNAPRFQGGNFNQNLSLIRQLEDIANQLNISPAQLALIWLMSDGEDIIPIPGTKRRSYLKENIAAIDFELPNDVKDFINKAIPVGSAVGDRYPVHSMKLLNQ; translated from the coding sequence ATGAAATATCGATCTATTGGAGATTTAAGTGTCTCATCCTTAGGATTAGGATGTATGGGCATGTCAGAATACTATGGAACTCAAAATGATGAGGAATCGATTGCTACACTGCATTACGCCTTAGAACTTGGTGTTAACTTTTTTGATACAGCTGATCAATATGGAGTGGGGAAAAACGAAGAATTAGTCGGTCAAGCATTAAAAAATGTCAGACAACAGATAAACATAGCTACCAAATTTGCTTTTGTAAGAGATGAGAGTGGGAAGGTAATGCAAATTAACGGCAGCCCGGAATATGTAAAAAAGGCCTGTGAAGCAAGCCTAAGACGGTTAAATACTGACTACATCGATTTATATTATCTACACCGTGTAGATCCCAGCGTTCCTATAGAAGAGACAGTTGGTGCTATGAAGGAATTAGTTGAAGAAGGTAAAGTACGACATATTGGGCTTTCAGAAGTATCTTCTCAAACGATAAAACGAGCACAAAAAGTACATCCTATAGCTGCATTACAGACAGAGTATTCAATATGGACTAGAGATATTGAAGAGGAAATATTGCCCCTTTGCCGTAAACTAAATATCGCTGTTGTACCATATAGTCCTCTGGGACGAGGGTTTTTATCTGGAAAAATTAAGTCGGTTGATAAATTTGTAGAAAACGATTTTAGAAGGAACGCACCTCGATTTCAGGGAGGCAACTTCAATCAAAACCTTTCTTTGATTCGACAGCTAGAAGATATAGCAAACCAACTAAATATTAGTCCTGCACAACTAGCATTAATATGGTTGATGTCTGATGGGGAAGATATTATCCCTATACCAGGGACAAAAAGGAGATCCTACTTAAAAGAAAATATAGCTGCAATAGATTTTGAATTGCCAAATGATGTAAAGGATTTCATAAATAAAGCTATACCTGTAGGTTCAGCAGTTGGTGATAGATATCCTGTACATTCTATGAAACTATTAAATCAGTGA
- a CDS encoding MerR family transcriptional regulator produces the protein MEKLLTIRDISSITGLSSYTLRYYENIGLLCEIERDENGYRKYSKNDISCIDFLIMLRNTEMPVSDMKKFADLRRQGDSTVTERRELLEVHQDNVLNQIKQLENNLTKINEKIDYYKNLEEKVK, from the coding sequence ATGGAAAAATTATTAACTATTCGGGATATATCCTCAATCACTGGTCTTAGTTCTTACACGCTACGCTATTATGAAAATATTGGTCTTTTATGTGAGATTGAAAGGGATGAAAATGGATATCGTAAATACTCAAAGAACGATATTTCATGTATAGATTTTCTCATTATGTTACGTAACACAGAAATGCCTGTAAGTGATATGAAAAAATTTGCAGACCTAAGACGTCAAGGTGATTCTACCGTTACTGAAAGACGAGAACTATTAGAAGTTCATCAAGATAATGTTCTTAATCAAATTAAGCAACTAGAAAACAATTTAACTAAGATTAATGAAAAAATTGACTACTATAAAAATTTGGAGGAAAAAGTTAAGTAA
- a CDS encoding HD domain-containing phosphohydrolase, which produces MCKKIPKELTYYLKLGDAVVIVDENQLIIDVNQQYETITGYKREFLIGLPVESLKSSVTPFVMYKSLKSTLKKEQPWSGTMVHVNKSLELRYSFITITPIEIKGIIYYVGVMRLAEQLLIDEVNQKKIEHKELFQLLALSSEMRDTNIAEHLLNVQNLVEELLLSLFEDKTYNLSLEYVSKIIEYSVLHDIGKSGIPESILYKTGPLTIYEKKIIKMHPLMGIDVLNKLSNEMNNKIFDDKKIAENIIKYHHENWDGTGYPMGLKGEEIPFEARVISIVDVYDALVSDRAYKKAWTKEEALSYLKEQKAIKFDPHLVEVFIEKVIQKDSIFL; this is translated from the coding sequence ATGTGTAAAAAAATACCGAAGGAATTAACATACTATTTAAAATTAGGTGATGCTGTTGTAATCGTTGATGAAAATCAATTAATTATCGATGTTAATCAACAATACGAAACGATCACCGGCTATAAAAGAGAATTTCTTATTGGACTACCAGTAGAGAGTTTAAAATCGAGTGTAACGCCATTTGTTATGTATAAATCGTTAAAAAGTACATTAAAAAAAGAACAGCCATGGTCTGGGACAATGGTTCATGTCAACAAATCATTAGAGCTAAGATATTCATTTATAACGATTACGCCAATTGAAATAAAAGGAATTATTTATTATGTAGGAGTCATGCGCTTAGCAGAACAACTATTGATAGATGAAGTGAATCAGAAGAAAATAGAGCACAAGGAGCTATTTCAGTTGTTAGCTCTATCAAGTGAAATGCGCGATACAAATATAGCAGAGCATCTTTTGAATGTGCAAAATTTAGTAGAGGAATTGTTGCTAAGCCTCTTTGAAGATAAAACTTATAATTTATCATTAGAGTATGTTAGTAAAATTATAGAATATAGTGTTTTACATGACATTGGAAAATCGGGAATACCAGAATCAATCCTGTATAAAACTGGGCCACTAACAATCTATGAAAAAAAAATTATAAAGATGCATCCTCTTATGGGGATAGATGTATTGAACAAACTATCTAATGAAATGAATAATAAAATTTTTGATGACAAAAAAATAGCTGAAAATATTATTAAATATCATCATGAGAACTGGGATGGAACAGGATATCCAATGGGGTTAAAAGGAGAAGAAATTCCTTTTGAAGCGAGAGTAATATCTATAGTAGATGTTTACGACGCCTTAGTTAGTGATAGGGCTTATAAAAAAGCTTGGACAAAAGAAGAAGCTCTTTCTTATTTAAAAGAACAGAAGGCTATTAAGTTTGACCCTCATTTAGTAGAAGTGTTTATCGAAAAAGTTATTCAGAAAGATAGTATTTTTCTATAA
- a CDS encoding globin-coupled sensor protein — translation MFWKNKSKKVDHDIILLDSNIKMNIQHDSEIEKQIKMINFSIEELQVIKSLLPFIEEKIDDIVDCFYKNLELEESLLTLINNNSSVAALKKTLKLHILEMFSGIIDDEYFLKRTRIAQIHVKIGLQTKWYLCAFQNIFITIIEIIEKNFSEKELYYSSVKALSKLFNLEQQIVLEEYDKEISRIKEKSNKQVEKTKIQVVNSTENLAAISEQTNAAFRELHIHCTEMVETVNAGKELSALAEERAENGKFQISKQNSNMKKVHEAVKIISNDIEELLKITKEVQGIIDIVTKIADQTNLLSLNAAIEAARAGEHGRGFAVVADEVKKLSEVTKKSVSNVAHLILSTVSNVEKLSASLDMINESVHDEHQIMKQTDICFEQILQSMKETQENNEHSQEEINVFANVVNELGKAFEEVALSADRLASFANELNNG, via the coding sequence ATGTTCTGGAAAAATAAAAGTAAAAAGGTAGATCACGATATTATATTACTTGATAGTAATATAAAAATGAATATTCAACATGACAGTGAAATAGAGAAACAAATAAAAATGATTAATTTTTCAATAGAAGAGCTGCAAGTAATTAAAAGCTTGCTGCCATTTATTGAAGAAAAAATTGATGACATTGTTGATTGTTTTTACAAGAATCTAGAATTGGAAGAATCCCTACTGACACTAATTAATAATAATAGTTCAGTTGCAGCCTTGAAGAAAACTTTAAAATTACATATTTTAGAAATGTTTTCGGGAATAATCGATGATGAATATTTTTTAAAAAGAACTAGAATAGCACAAATACATGTAAAAATTGGTCTACAGACAAAATGGTATTTATGTGCTTTTCAAAATATATTTATAACAATTATTGAGATTATTGAAAAGAATTTTTCTGAAAAAGAACTTTATTATTCTAGTGTAAAAGCACTCTCGAAATTATTTAACTTAGAGCAACAAATAGTTCTTGAAGAATATGATAAAGAGATAAGTAGAATTAAAGAAAAATCAAATAAACAGGTAGAAAAAACTAAAATTCAAGTTGTGAATTCAACTGAAAATTTAGCAGCAATTTCAGAACAAACGAATGCAGCATTTCGAGAATTACATATTCATTGCACAGAAATGGTGGAAACCGTAAATGCTGGAAAAGAGTTATCTGCTTTAGCGGAGGAGAGAGCAGAAAATGGGAAATTTCAAATAAGTAAACAGAATAGTAATATGAAGAAGGTTCATGAGGCAGTCAAAATAATTTCCAATGATATAGAAGAATTATTAAAAATAACAAAGGAAGTTCAAGGCATTATTGATATTGTAACGAAAATAGCTGATCAAACTAATTTATTATCTTTAAACGCAGCAATTGAAGCAGCAAGGGCCGGCGAACATGGAAGAGGATTTGCAGTTGTAGCAGACGAAGTTAAAAAATTATCAGAAGTAACGAAAAAATCAGTCTCAAATGTAGCTCATTTAATTTTATCCACTGTGTCTAATGTGGAAAAGTTATCAGCTTCACTTGACATGATTAATGAATCTGTTCATGACGAACATCAAATTATGAAACAAACAGACATATGTTTTGAGCAAATTTTACAATCTATGAAAGAAACCCAAGAGAATAATGAACATTCACAAGAAGAGATTAATGTTTTTGCTAACGTTGTCAATGAATTAGGTAAAGCATTTGAAGAAGTTGCATTGTCGGCTGACCGACTTGCTAGTTTTGCTAATGAATTAAACAATGGATAA
- a CDS encoding InlB B-repeat-containing protein codes for MKKASLLLMIVILLISSQLSLSNLSAYANSDSEGDYITKSGEGGVAIVGYQGESKDIVIPDEIEGQAIVEIGDNAFKHELLTSVVIPSSVTKIGISSFEFNKLTSVKIPSNVTTIGSSAFYSNYLKSIELPSSIKTIGHSAFQFNKLDYVIFHGYPYKFAPFGTPFDQQVQPRKTLVGWFEDKNYTIKWSENVLEPMTIYAKWQTNSYLVTFESNGGSNIWEKEVPLSGELQAPTPPVKADYIFDGWYKDVELINEWDFKKDKVTDDLTLYAKWKKENTSASYTVTFDSNGGSEVSNQEVLEGELLKAPVTPLKEGYTFAGWHKDKEMAELWDFDQDVVKEDITLYAKWSKVSYIVTFDSNGGGKVLSQTVRYNELAKAPIPPNKEGYTFAGWYKDKALTELWDFNKGRVTKDITLYAKWSKVSYIVTFDANGGSEISSLTVGHNELVKAPVAPKKEGYTFGGWHKDKELTVAWEFAKDVVTTNVTLYAKWTKDHTSGGGSGGSGGGSSNYKITFDSNGGSEVPPQTVGYNDLVKTPATPVKDGYHFDGWYKETALNNAWDFAKDKVTADITLYAKWTKDYMVTFDSNGGSEIPSQTVPYKALVKAPSNPKKEGYLFIGWYKNENFTKAWDFAKDVVTEDLTLYARWMKESHGCDITFKDVDQNWAQDMIKEVAERCIIIGFPDGTFRPNDMIQRQHVVLMIDRALQPAPIRDAVAFSDVPKSHVNYEQITRLQRAGIVDGSDGAFRPNANVTRAEMAKVIVLAFGLTPEGDSTFKDVDPSHWASEYIAALADHNIALGDENGHFRPNENLTRAQFTAIMYRALGL; via the coding sequence GTGAAAAAAGCAAGCTTACTATTGATGATTGTCATACTTTTGATATCTTCTCAACTATCATTAAGTAATCTATCTGCTTACGCAAACAGTGATAGTGAAGGCGATTATATAACAAAGAGCGGGGAGGGCGGTGTTGCCATTGTCGGATATCAGGGTGAATCAAAGGATATTGTTATTCCTGATGAGATTGAAGGTCAAGCAATTGTAGAAATAGGGGACAATGCGTTTAAACATGAGCTACTAACAAGCGTAGTGATACCATCAAGCGTTACAAAGATTGGGATAAGTTCATTTGAATTTAATAAATTAACAAGCGTAAAGATACCATCAAATGTAACAACTATAGGCAGTAGTGCATTTTATTCTAATTATTTAAAAAGTATTGAACTTCCATCAAGTATTAAGACAATCGGACATTCTGCATTTCAATTCAATAAATTGGATTATGTAATATTTCATGGATATCCTTATAAATTTGCGCCATTCGGAACGCCATTTGATCAGCAAGTCCAACCAAGAAAAACATTAGTTGGATGGTTTGAAGACAAAAATTATACTATTAAGTGGAGTGAAAATGTTTTAGAGCCGATGACAATTTATGCAAAGTGGCAAACAAACAGCTATTTAGTCACTTTTGAATCAAACGGAGGAAGTAATATATGGGAAAAAGAAGTCCCTCTATCGGGAGAGCTCCAAGCACCGACTCCTCCGGTGAAGGCTGATTATATTTTTGATGGTTGGTATAAAGATGTAGAACTTATAAACGAATGGGATTTTAAGAAAGATAAAGTAACAGATGACCTAACTTTGTATGCGAAATGGAAAAAGGAAAACACTTCGGCAAGTTACACTGTCACGTTTGATTCAAATGGAGGAAGTGAAGTATCAAATCAAGAAGTTTTAGAGGGAGAATTGCTAAAAGCCCCGGTTACTCCACTTAAGGAAGGCTATACATTTGCGGGATGGCATAAAGATAAGGAAATGGCAGAATTATGGGACTTTGACCAAGATGTAGTAAAAGAAGATATAACGCTATACGCCAAGTGGTCAAAAGTAAGCTATATCGTTACTTTTGATTCTAATGGAGGAGGCAAAGTTTTATCACAAACCGTTAGATATAACGAATTAGCGAAAGCACCAATTCCTCCTAATAAGGAAGGCTATACATTTGCAGGCTGGTATAAAGATAAAGCATTAACAGAACTATGGGACTTCAATAAAGGTCGAGTAACAAAAGATATAACGCTTTATGCTAAATGGTCGAAAGTAAGCTACATCGTTACTTTTGATGCCAATGGAGGAAGTGAAATTTCATCGCTAACTGTCGGACATAATGAATTAGTAAAAGCACCAGTTGCTCCAAAGAAGGAAGGTTATACATTTGGAGGGTGGCATAAAGATAAAGAATTGACAGTAGCATGGGAATTTGCAAAAGATGTAGTGACAACAAATGTTACGTTGTATGCGAAATGGACAAAGGATCATACGTCGGGCGGAGGATCTGGCGGCTCTGGTGGAGGTTCGTCAAACTATAAAATTACCTTTGACTCCAATGGTGGAAGTGAAGTGCCACCCCAAACAGTCGGCTATAACGACCTTGTGAAAACCCCTGCCACTCCAGTGAAAGACGGCTATCATTTTGACGGCTGGTATAAGGAAACGGCGCTTAACAATGCATGGGACTTTGCGAAAGATAAAGTAACCGCAGACATAACGTTGTATGCGAAATGGACAAAGGACTATATGGTTACATTTGATTCAAATGGAGGCAGTGAAATTCCATCGCAAACAGTGCCGTATAAAGCTTTAGTGAAAGCTCCTTCTAATCCGAAGAAGGAAGGCTACCTATTTATCGGCTGGTATAAAAATGAAAATTTCACAAAAGCATGGGATTTTGCAAAAGATGTTGTTACAGAAGACCTAACATTATATGCGCGATGGATGAAGGAAAGCCACGGTTGTGACATTACTTTCAAGGATGTTGATCAAAACTGGGCACAAGATATGATTAAAGAAGTTGCCGAGCGATGCATTATTATAGGTTTTCCAGATGGCACTTTCCGACCGAATGATATGATTCAACGTCAACACGTAGTGCTTATGATTGACCGTGCATTACAACCAGCACCAATTCGAGACGCTGTAGCCTTTTCAGATGTCCCTAAAAGTCATGTAAATTATGAACAAATTACACGACTACAACGAGCGGGTATCGTGGATGGTTCAGATGGAGCATTTCGACCAAACGCTAATGTAACACGTGCCGAAATGGCAAAAGTGATCGTGCTTGCATTTGGTTTAACGCCAGAAGGCGATAGTACATTCAAGGATGTCGATCCATCGCACTGGGCGAGTGAATATATTGCCGCTTTAGCAGACCATAACATTGCACTAGGCGATGAAAACGGTCATTTTAGACCAAATGAAAACTTAACGCGTGCACAATTTACGGCGATTATGTACCGAGCACTTGGTTTATAA
- a CDS encoding MFS transporter — protein MEVWKKNMYILSIAQFLVMSAFSLIIPFIPVYLKSDLGVHTQTDIQLWTGMIFGATFLSAFIFQPIWGKIADRTSRKTILIRSAIGMAFATFLMTYSTTAWHLLVLRFILGIFGGFIPASSPFITMNTPKEKIGYALGVAQSGAYTGNIFGPLIGGVLGQWIGFYKILYVSSAMLLISGALILFFLTEINKPEPNTLKVPTSKKRRINFFSELQEIMKEPLIGILFMVGFLIQFSTMSTSPFLATYVESMWNNDSFLTTMVGLSVSISGFSIMIFSPILGRKADQVGPEIILLISLFGNFICYVSQALVSSIWLFLLARFLMGMFIGGLLPSVISLIRKYAPEKMESLTFGYYHSALFLGNLIGPLLGGYLSGIIHIKGVIFLAGLLFLVNSLFLKFHLFRQESYVSLLKRAISIRRY, from the coding sequence TTGGAAGTTTGGAAAAAGAATATGTATATTTTGAGCATTGCACAATTTTTAGTCATGTCCGCATTTAGCTTAATTATACCTTTTATTCCAGTCTATCTTAAAAGTGATTTAGGTGTTCACACTCAAACTGATATTCAGCTTTGGACAGGGATGATTTTTGGAGCTACTTTTTTATCTGCTTTTATTTTTCAGCCGATATGGGGGAAAATTGCAGATCGAACGAGTAGGAAAACTATTCTAATCCGTTCAGCAATTGGAATGGCGTTTGCCACATTCTTAATGACCTATAGCACGACAGCTTGGCATCTATTAGTTCTACGTTTTATCTTAGGGATTTTTGGTGGATTTATCCCTGCATCTTCTCCATTTATTACAATGAATACCCCTAAAGAAAAAATAGGTTATGCACTCGGTGTAGCCCAATCAGGTGCTTACACCGGAAATATTTTTGGGCCTTTAATAGGTGGAGTTTTGGGGCAGTGGATAGGATTTTATAAAATCCTTTATGTGTCAAGCGCTATGTTACTGATTTCAGGAGCACTTATTTTATTTTTTTTAACAGAAATTAATAAGCCTGAACCAAATACCTTGAAAGTTCCGACATCTAAAAAAAGACGTATTAATTTTTTCTCTGAACTACAGGAAATTATGAAAGAACCTCTAATTGGAATTTTGTTTATGGTTGGATTTCTTATTCAGTTTTCAACGATGAGTACTTCACCATTTCTGGCTACGTATGTAGAAAGTATGTGGAACAATGATAGCTTTTTAACAACGATGGTAGGGTTATCGGTTTCTATCTCGGGTTTCTCTATTATGATCTTTTCTCCCATTTTAGGAAGAAAAGCAGATCAAGTAGGTCCTGAAATTATTTTGTTAATTTCTTTGTTTGGGAATTTTATTTGTTATGTTTCTCAAGCATTGGTTTCTTCTATATGGCTTTTTCTACTCGCTAGGTTCTTAATGGGAATGTTTATAGGTGGACTTCTCCCATCGGTAATAAGTTTAATACGAAAATATGCACCTGAAAAAATGGAAAGTTTAACATTCGGTTATTATCATAGTGCTTTATTTTTAGGAAATCTAATTGGTCCTTTACTTGGTGGATATTTAAGTGGAATCATCCACATAAAAGGGGTTATTTTTTTAGCTGGTCTCCTCTTTTTAGTAAATAGTTTATTTTTAAAATTTCATTTGTTTAGACAAGAATCTTATGTATCTTTACTTAAGAGGGCCATTTCCATTCGGAGGTATTAA
- a CDS encoding helix-turn-helix domain-containing protein — MYNFLDHTALRKIEVLHYIYKEQKLFSSLEIAEMMALSERTIIKIIEEISIDLKLITESAVIQKVENKYFQLDYKDNFSMKTVERYYLQNSLTYKAFDEIFYNRFNDINMFVLENFTSTASMYRRIKKVKPLLSQFHLKYTSQEKVSLEGTEKQFRYFYFLFYWNSCWGEEWPFTLVSREEILEKMKKVNINYHEQVLYWLAICITRAKLGCLIDYHPMYANFTKHHHNYNQLSRKIKIVFKEFTDLSEEEIELETMFSFSIISCMRHYQKKDNAVSLLMNFAQHHNQELFVQATLYWMEKFMDHFSVTLDAEEYGTLFINLLHLHYFVLTFSGPANLFKEDLYKKRLEMHETAQIEIMNQFFDRLLENRDFNVVFKRREVLIGRYHKLLKQTIDYANKDTIKIKIFSLISDAPYLFNQIKRLFVHVELCFEDEEADLIITDRLYLNIKKNPENIFVWNSVPDRGDYDRLARKLQEIYFNKYQQPNKLLLKTLLSEV, encoded by the coding sequence ATGTATAATTTTTTAGATCACACTGCTTTACGAAAAATAGAGGTTTTACATTATATTTACAAAGAACAGAAACTATTTTCAAGTTTAGAGATAGCTGAAATGATGGCTCTGTCAGAAAGAACAATTATTAAAATAATCGAGGAAATATCAATTGATTTAAAACTTATTACAGAATCTGCTGTTATCCAAAAAGTAGAGAATAAGTATTTTCAATTAGACTACAAAGATAATTTCTCTATGAAGACTGTAGAAAGATATTATTTACAAAACTCATTAACATATAAAGCTTTTGATGAGATTTTTTACAATAGATTTAATGATATTAATATGTTTGTTTTAGAAAACTTCACCAGTACGGCCTCCATGTATCGACGTATAAAAAAAGTTAAACCTTTATTAAGTCAATTTCATTTGAAGTATACGTCTCAAGAAAAGGTCAGTCTTGAAGGCACAGAAAAGCAATTTCGTTATTTTTACTTCTTGTTTTATTGGAATTCGTGTTGGGGAGAAGAATGGCCATTTACACTAGTTTCAAGAGAGGAAATTCTAGAAAAAATGAAGAAAGTCAATATAAACTACCATGAACAAGTATTGTATTGGCTTGCCATTTGCATAACACGTGCAAAATTAGGTTGCTTAATCGATTATCATCCAATGTATGCAAACTTTACAAAACACCATCATAACTATAATCAATTATCGAGAAAAATTAAGATTGTATTTAAAGAATTTACAGATCTATCAGAAGAAGAAATTGAATTGGAAACAATGTTTTCTTTCTCCATAATTAGTTGCATGCGCCATTATCAGAAGAAAGATAATGCAGTAAGTTTATTGATGAATTTTGCACAGCACCATAATCAGGAATTATTTGTACAAGCAACCCTTTATTGGATGGAAAAATTTATGGATCATTTTTCTGTTACTTTAGATGCCGAAGAATATGGGACACTTTTTATAAATTTACTGCATCTTCATTATTTTGTTTTAACTTTTTCTGGTCCAGCTAATTTATTTAAAGAAGATCTTTATAAAAAGCGATTAGAAATGCATGAAACTGCTCAAATAGAAATCATGAATCAATTTTTTGATCGACTATTGGAAAATAGGGATTTCAACGTCGTATTTAAACGCAGAGAAGTATTAATTGGTCGATATCATAAATTACTAAAACAAACAATTGATTATGCAAATAAAGATACCATTAAAATAAAAATATTTTCATTGATAAGTGATGCGCCTTATCTATTCAATCAAATAAAACGTCTTTTTGTCCATGTTGAGTTATGTTTTGAAGATGAAGAAGCAGATTTAATTATAACCGATCGCTTATACTTAAATATTAAAAAAAATCCAGAAAATATATTTGTTTGGAATTCAGTTCCGGACAGAGGAGACTATGATAGGTTAGCTAGAAAACTACAGGAAATCTATTTTAATAAGTACCAACAGCCAAATAAGCTATTATTGAAAACTTTACTAAGTGAAGTTTAA
- a CDS encoding glycine betaine ABC transporter substrate-binding protein, with product MRFGKLLKIGLAFALMLVLAACGSDDEGTKNKEKKEVNLVYVEWDTEIASTHVVGQVLEDLGYDTTLTPLDNGVMWEALAKGEVDGMVSAWLPQTHAPQVEKYKDKIVDLGENLTGAKIGMVVPSYMDVNSIEDLTDEAGKTITGIDPGANMTATTENAYKEYSNLEGWNVLTSSGGAMTAALSQAIEKNEEIIVTGWSPHWKFNAFDLKYLDDPKGIYGAEEYIGTFARKGLKEDNPGAYSVLKNFHWTAEDIESVMFDIMEGSDPKEAAKKWIKDNEDKVSEWTKDVK from the coding sequence ATGAGATTCGGTAAATTATTAAAGATAGGATTGGCCTTCGCACTAATGTTAGTATTAGCTGCTTGTGGCTCAGATGATGAAGGCACGAAAAATAAAGAGAAAAAAGAAGTGAACTTAGTCTATGTTGAATGGGATACGGAAATTGCCTCTACACACGTAGTAGGACAAGTTCTAGAGGATTTAGGATATGATACAACACTAACACCACTAGATAACGGAGTTATGTGGGAAGCTCTTGCAAAAGGAGAAGTTGATGGTATGGTGTCAGCTTGGTTACCACAAACACATGCCCCACAAGTTGAGAAGTACAAAGATAAAATAGTCGATTTGGGTGAAAACCTAACTGGTGCAAAAATTGGCATGGTTGTCCCTAGTTATATGGATGTAAATTCTATCGAAGATTTAACAGATGAAGCTGGTAAAACGATAACTGGCATTGATCCAGGAGCAAATATGACAGCAACTACGGAAAATGCTTATAAAGAATATAGTAACCTTGAAGGCTGGAATGTACTTACCTCATCTGGAGGCGCAATGACAGCAGCTCTTAGTCAAGCAATTGAAAAAAATGAAGAAATCATAGTTACAGGTTGGTCACCTCACTGGAAATTTAATGCTTTTGATTTAAAATATTTAGACGATCCTAAAGGCATATACGGAGCTGAAGAATATATTGGTACGTTTGCACGTAAAGGATTAAAAGAAGATAATCCAGGAGCATATAGTGTTCTCAAAAACTTCCACTGGACTGCAGAAGATATAGAAAGTGTTATGTTTGATATTATGGAAGGCTCTGATCCTAAAGAAGCAGCAAAAAAATGGATTAAAGACAATGAAGATAAAGTTTCAGAGTGGACAAAAGATGTAAAATAA